In Streptomyces sp. NBC_01439, the following are encoded in one genomic region:
- a CDS encoding DUF4436 family protein, with protein MSNSHRPARPARPARRVPLVPGLILIAIVAAVIVGAWLQFGERQALDTVYTAGRADRDRIDVNATIQRVDAAGREMTLRVRVTPRGALAEADGVSPADDLTVQTSTATRGDLTFKAHQRISTMDVPVALTGGSITDYPFDSYGADVGFSAVLGGERVPVRVTLSNNDVLFSATVDASTEQGIAVLDIGLDRSNSVFVFAIFMMLAMWALAVSVLIGGWYLVTRRKGLTWPALGWMAATLFALAAFRNTAPGSPPIGCLLDYIAFLWAETVIAFCLITVVITGIRAEPPATPPTNAP; from the coding sequence GTGTCGAACTCCCACCGCCCCGCACGCCCCGCGCGCCCCGCGCGCCGCGTCCCGCTGGTGCCGGGCCTGATCCTGATCGCCATCGTCGCGGCGGTCATCGTGGGGGCGTGGCTCCAGTTCGGGGAACGCCAGGCCCTGGACACGGTGTACACGGCGGGGCGCGCCGACCGGGACCGCATCGACGTCAACGCCACGATCCAGCGCGTCGACGCCGCGGGCCGCGAGATGACGCTGCGCGTCCGGGTCACCCCCAGGGGCGCCCTGGCCGAGGCCGACGGTGTCTCCCCCGCCGATGACCTCACCGTCCAGACCTCGACGGCCACCCGGGGCGACCTCACCTTCAAGGCGCACCAGCGCATCTCCACGATGGACGTGCCCGTGGCCCTGACGGGCGGCTCGATCACGGACTACCCGTTCGACTCCTACGGGGCGGACGTCGGGTTCAGCGCGGTGCTCGGCGGCGAAAGGGTCCCGGTCCGGGTCACGCTCTCCAACAACGACGTCCTGTTCTCGGCGACGGTCGACGCCTCCACCGAGCAGGGCATCGCGGTCCTCGACATCGGGCTGGACCGGTCCAACAGCGTGTTCGTCTTCGCGATCTTCATGATGCTCGCCATGTGGGCGCTCGCCGTCTCGGTCCTGATCGGCGGCTGGTACCTGGTCACCCGCCGCAAGGGCCTCACCTGGCCCGCCCTCGGCTGGATGGCCGCGACCCTCTTCGCGCTGGCCGCCTTCCGGAACACGGCCCCGGGCTCCCCGCCCATCGGCTGCCTGCTCGACTACATCGCCTTCCTCTGGGCGGAGACCGTCATCGCGTTCTGCCTCATCACGGTGGTCATCACGGGCATCCGTGCCGAACCCCCGGCGACGCCCCCCACGAACGCACCCTGA
- a CDS encoding MFS transporter, whose translation MTNSSGVRPGLALAAVALVQFMVSLDLSVVNVGLPQIAAGLGFSAVGLTWVIHAYALAFGGLLLLGGKAADRYGRKRILLLGLGLFGLSSLLGGLAQEPGHLVAARAAQGVGAAALAPAALALLTATFPTGRARIKAFGVWSAANAAGGALGVMIGGVLVEYATWRWVMFVNVPMAVCALALAWRGVAGGPPTARGGRPDVLGAALVTAGMTLLVFGVVRTDRYAWTSPVTLTTLAVAAALLAAFIRVELTTTREPLIRLGLFANRSVAGANAYTLLIGAAMTSGFYFVSLYLQQVLGTGPARTGMMFLPFALSLVAGSVLAVKLGYRLAPRTLLVTGGLLAAAGLARFGLISPDGGFTTDVLGPSLLAGAGFGLCLGPVVSLATAGVAPHESGAAAGLLNSSRQIGASLGLAALGAAAHHRTGGTATPGTLNDGYALGLTLGAALVIAAVLVALAVLRRTGPPSRARRTGVDGAAGADVAGLLRPFYTSFAAVVALQVVGALAGLMPLLAVAELGRTLLAPGPIDHGHVRIVVIAGAVGLFLRLLFTAASSGIGHVVDGRVQLAFRRQLAAQLGRVPIGWFSRRRTGELAKVVGEDVSAVHPFIAHTPGELVAAFVVPLASLVYLFTVDWRLTLITLIPVALAVVLVPLMMTPTRLREQEDFDAAMGRISSSVVEFVQGISVVKAFGGSGRAHRRFRTAVDDFFGSFLRMVRSLAGIAAGMQVALSPPFVLLAVLIGGTALITTSGMAPADLLPFLLLGLGLTAPVAALGHGFDDVQAARRAVGRIREVLTVRSLPEPAHPVAPQGHRLELRGVRFGYEADHEVLRGVDLVLEPGTTTALVGPSGSGKSTLVQLLPRFFDPTHGSITLGGVDLRQLDSGELYRKVSFVFQDVRLLRSSVADNIALAVPHADLDDVVRAARLANVHDRILELPRGYASVIGEDAGLSGGEAQRIALARALLADTPVLVLDEATAFADPQTERAVRRALAARDGDRTILVVAHRPETIADADAVVMLDDGAVVERGAPAELLSLDGRFAAFWQARRSAIADRTEAHSGVPQGGDPR comes from the coding sequence ATGACGAATAGTTCGGGTGTCCGGCCGGGGCTCGCGCTCGCCGCGGTAGCGCTCGTGCAGTTCATGGTGTCGCTGGACCTGTCGGTGGTGAACGTCGGACTCCCCCAGATCGCTGCCGGCCTCGGCTTCAGTGCGGTGGGCCTGACCTGGGTGATCCATGCCTACGCCCTCGCCTTCGGCGGGTTGCTGCTGCTGGGCGGCAAGGCCGCCGACCGGTACGGCCGCAAGCGGATCCTGCTGCTCGGGCTCGGACTGTTCGGGCTCTCCTCCCTCCTCGGCGGCCTCGCCCAGGAGCCCGGCCACCTCGTCGCCGCCCGAGCGGCACAGGGCGTGGGGGCCGCCGCGCTCGCTCCGGCCGCACTGGCACTGCTGACCGCGACGTTCCCCACGGGCAGGGCCCGTATCAAGGCCTTCGGGGTGTGGAGTGCGGCGAACGCGGCCGGCGGCGCCCTCGGCGTCATGATCGGCGGCGTGCTCGTCGAGTACGCCACCTGGCGATGGGTCATGTTCGTGAACGTGCCGATGGCGGTGTGCGCGCTGGCCCTGGCCTGGCGCGGCGTCGCCGGGGGGCCGCCGACCGCTCGTGGTGGCCGCCCGGACGTGCTCGGTGCCGCCCTGGTCACGGCGGGCATGACCCTGCTCGTGTTCGGCGTCGTCCGCACCGATCGGTACGCCTGGACCTCGCCGGTCACCCTGACGACCCTGGCGGTGGCCGCCGCACTGCTGGCCGCGTTCATCCGTGTCGAGCTGACCACCACCCGTGAACCGCTGATCCGACTCGGGCTGTTCGCCAACCGCTCGGTCGCGGGCGCGAACGCCTACACGCTCCTGATCGGCGCGGCCATGACATCCGGCTTCTACTTCGTGTCCCTCTACCTCCAACAAGTCCTCGGAACCGGGCCGGCGCGGACCGGGATGATGTTCCTTCCGTTCGCCCTCTCACTGGTCGCCGGCTCCGTGCTCGCGGTCAAGCTCGGCTACCGCCTCGCACCCCGCACGCTCCTGGTCACCGGCGGTCTCCTGGCAGCCGCCGGGCTCGCCCGGTTCGGCCTGATCAGCCCCGACGGCGGCTTCACCACCGACGTCCTCGGGCCCTCGCTCCTCGCCGGCGCCGGCTTCGGGCTCTGCCTCGGTCCGGTCGTCTCCCTCGCCACCGCCGGCGTCGCGCCCCACGAGAGCGGCGCCGCCGCTGGCCTGCTCAACAGCTCGCGCCAGATCGGCGCCTCGCTCGGCCTCGCCGCCCTCGGCGCCGCGGCGCATCACCGCACCGGCGGGACGGCCACGCCCGGGACGCTCAACGACGGATACGCCCTCGGGCTGACCCTCGGCGCCGCGCTCGTGATCGCCGCGGTCCTCGTGGCCCTCGCCGTCCTGCGCAGAACCGGTCCACCGTCACGGGCCCGGCGGACCGGGGTGGACGGCGCGGCGGGAGCGGACGTGGCAGGACTGCTGCGCCCCTTCTACACGAGCTTCGCCGCCGTGGTGGCCCTGCAGGTCGTCGGAGCATTGGCGGGTCTGATGCCGCTGCTGGCGGTCGCCGAACTGGGGCGCACCCTGCTGGCGCCCGGCCCGATCGATCACGGTCATGTCCGGATCGTCGTGATCGCGGGTGCGGTCGGCCTGTTCCTCCGACTGCTGTTCACGGCCGCCTCCTCGGGAATCGGGCACGTCGTCGACGGCCGGGTGCAACTGGCGTTCCGTCGGCAACTGGCCGCGCAGCTGGGGCGCGTACCGATCGGATGGTTCTCCCGGCGCCGGACCGGCGAGTTGGCGAAGGTGGTGGGGGAGGACGTCAGCGCCGTGCACCCTTTCATCGCGCACACCCCCGGCGAACTCGTCGCCGCCTTCGTGGTGCCGCTGGCGTCGCTGGTCTACTTGTTCACCGTCGACTGGCGGCTGACCCTCATCACGCTGATCCCGGTCGCGCTGGCAGTGGTGCTGGTCCCCCTGATGATGACGCCGACCCGGCTGCGCGAACAGGAGGACTTCGACGCGGCCATGGGACGGATTTCGAGTTCCGTCGTCGAGTTCGTCCAGGGCATCTCGGTGGTCAAGGCGTTCGGCGGATCCGGGCGCGCCCACCGCAGGTTCCGCACGGCGGTGGACGATTTCTTCGGCAGCTTCCTGCGGATGGTGCGCTCTCTCGCCGGGATCGCCGCCGGGATGCAAGTGGCCCTGTCGCCGCCGTTCGTGCTGTTGGCCGTCCTGATCGGCGGTACGGCCCTGATCACCACCAGTGGCATGGCTCCGGCCGACCTGCTGCCCTTCCTGCTGCTCGGACTGGGCCTGACCGCTCCCGTGGCGGCCCTCGGCCACGGGTTCGACGACGTGCAGGCCGCCCGGCGCGCGGTCGGCCGGATCCGGGAGGTGCTCACGGTGCGGTCGCTGCCGGAGCCCGCGCACCCGGTCGCACCGCAGGGTCACCGGCTGGAACTGCGTGGCGTCCGATTCGGCTACGAAGCCGATCACGAGGTCCTGCGCGGGGTCGACCTGGTGCTCGAACCGGGGACGACCACCGCACTGGTCGGGCCGTCGGGCAGCGGGAAGTCGACGCTGGTCCAGCTGTTGCCGCGGTTCTTCGACCCGACCCACGGTTCGATCACCCTGGGCGGTGTCGACCTGCGTCAGCTCGACAGCGGGGAGCTCTACCGGAAGGTCTCCTTCGTCTTCCAGGACGTCCGGCTGCTGCGCTCGTCGGTCGCGGACAACATCGCACTGGCGGTACCGCACGCCGACCTCGACGACGTGGTGCGCGCCGCCCGGCTGGCGAACGTGCACGATCGGATCCTGGAACTGCCCCGCGGATACGCATCGGTGATCGGCGAAGACGCAGGGCTGTCGGGTGGTGAGGCACAGCGGATCGCGCTCGCGCGCGCCCTGCTCGCCGACACGCCGGTTCTCGTGCTCGACGAGGCGACCGCCTTCGCGGACCCGCAGACCGAACGGGCGGTGCGCCGGGCCCTCGCAGCGCGGGATGGCGACCGGACGATCCTGGTCGTCGCCCATCGCCCGGAGACGATCGCCGACGCCGACGCCGTCGTGATGCTGGACGACGGGGCAGTCGTCGAACGCGGTGCGCCGGCCGAACTGCTGTCACTTGACGGCAGGTTCGCCGCGTTCTGGCAAGCCCGACGGTCGGCGATCGCCGACCGGACCGAAGCCCACAGTGGCGTACCGCAAGGAGGCGATCCCCGATGA
- a CDS encoding TetR/AcrR family transcriptional regulator, with protein sequence MSRAPAPHGRTGRPPLTSRAQILVAARRLIDQGGWEKLTVRRLAAELGIGPTTLYHHIRNKEDLLLLLLNQHIEQMGRPPLPDDPRERIVTATTAMHDALAAWPWAAEVLSADGFVGLLDESAMWMVEAIVAGAADHGCTPEQSVDVFRGIWYYTVGEVLVRAHSGRRRDEGQPFAYRDDLDPTRLPHLAAIGVRWAELAARDIYPEVLRTFVDGLLARAVPRAAD encoded by the coding sequence ATGTCCCGAGCGCCCGCGCCGCACGGCCGCACCGGCCGGCCGCCCCTGACCTCCCGTGCGCAGATCCTGGTGGCCGCCCGACGGCTCATCGACCAGGGCGGCTGGGAGAAGCTGACGGTCCGCCGTCTCGCCGCCGAGCTCGGCATCGGGCCGACGACCTTGTACCACCACATCCGGAACAAGGAAGACCTGCTGCTCCTCCTGCTCAACCAACACATCGAGCAGATGGGACGCCCCCCGCTGCCCGATGACCCGAGGGAGCGCATCGTCACGGCCACCACAGCGATGCACGACGCCCTCGCGGCCTGGCCGTGGGCCGCGGAGGTCCTCTCGGCCGACGGCTTCGTCGGCCTCCTCGACGAATCCGCGATGTGGATGGTCGAAGCCATCGTGGCCGGCGCCGCCGACCACGGATGCACGCCCGAGCAGAGCGTCGACGTCTTCCGCGGCATCTGGTACTACACCGTCGGCGAGGTCCTCGTCCGCGCGCACTCCGGCCGTCGACGGGACGAAGGGCAACCCTTCGCCTACCGCGACGACCTGGACCCGACCCGGCTGCCCCACCTGGCCGCCATCGGCGTCCGGTGGGCCGAGCTGGCCGCGCGGGACATCTACCCCGAGGTGCTGCGCACGTTCGTCGACGGGTTGCTCGCACGAGCCGTCCCCCGTGCCGCCGACTGA
- a CDS encoding GNAT family N-acetyltransferase, protein MEQAKAKAKAKATSNGLAPVELVELVGGRVRLEPLELRHHDGLCAAVRDGSLWELAVTSVPHPDDVRGFIEEAMAARAEGTQIPYATVDAATGQVLGSTRLMMINTAQRRLEIGWTFLAESRQRTGVNTEAKLLMLTHAFEALGMNRVELLTDVRNAKSRAAIAGLGATHEGVLRHHMVMRDGWIRDTAVYSLTRPEWPAAKLVLEARGAGRPAARAAE, encoded by the coding sequence ATGGAGCAGGCGAAGGCAAAGGCCAAGGCGAAGGCGACGTCGAACGGGCTGGCGCCGGTGGAGCTGGTGGAACTCGTGGGCGGGCGGGTCCGGCTGGAGCCGCTCGAGCTGAGGCACCACGACGGGCTGTGCGCGGCGGTGCGCGACGGCAGCCTGTGGGAGCTCGCCGTGACGTCCGTCCCGCACCCGGACGACGTCCGCGGCTTCATCGAAGAGGCAATGGCGGCGCGTGCCGAGGGCACGCAGATCCCGTACGCGACGGTGGACGCGGCGACGGGGCAGGTCCTCGGCTCCACCCGACTGATGATGATCAACACCGCGCAGCGGCGGCTGGAGATCGGCTGGACCTTCCTCGCGGAGTCCCGTCAGCGGACCGGCGTGAACACCGAGGCGAAGTTGCTGATGCTGACGCATGCCTTCGAGGCGTTGGGGATGAACCGGGTCGAGCTGCTGACAGACGTACGGAACGCGAAGTCACGGGCGGCGATCGCCGGGCTGGGTGCGACGCACGAGGGCGTACTGCGGCACCACATGGTCATGCGGGACGGCTGGATCCGCGACACCGCGGTGTACAGCCTCACCCGGCCGGAATGGCCGGCAGCGAAGCTCGTACTGGAAGCGCGCGGTGCGGGCCGCCCCGCAGCACGCGCCGCAGAGTGA
- a CDS encoding PucR family transcriptional regulator — protein MADREAPQDRLGGYADMLRDASATGRRLTRAELDSRRGEGQRAAEDGLPLRGLIRDHLAAAQNVPTRSPALLLAAVEQAVDAFVEGYERSQRQAVRQEEAARREFIDDLLYGRSGLGMLAERAERFGLRLSQAHAVAVAAGPEPYGDGYPVARRIEEAVLGRFGNRQILLATKDGSLICVAPGDQPDVLAYFAKQAHAATDGGRVAVGRSHPGPGGVVHSYEEALNALDIAERMGLEGPLLHASDLLVYPVLSRDRQVMVDLVESVLGPLRQARGGPQPLLDTLTAYFDSGCVATETARRLSLSVRALTYRLGRLHALTGADPADRYTLQTAVIGSRLLGWPDATA, from the coding sequence GTGGCGGATCGGGAAGCACCGCAGGACCGCCTCGGCGGCTATGCCGACATGCTGCGGGACGCAAGTGCCACGGGGCGTCGCCTCACCCGCGCCGAGCTCGACTCCCGCCGCGGCGAAGGACAGCGGGCGGCGGAGGACGGTCTGCCGCTGCGCGGGCTCATACGGGACCATCTGGCCGCCGCCCAGAACGTCCCGACCCGGTCACCGGCGCTCCTGCTCGCCGCGGTCGAGCAGGCGGTGGACGCGTTCGTCGAGGGGTACGAGCGCTCCCAACGCCAGGCGGTCCGTCAGGAGGAGGCGGCCCGCCGCGAGTTCATCGACGACCTGCTGTACGGGCGCAGCGGACTGGGCATGTTGGCCGAGCGGGCCGAACGGTTCGGGCTGCGCCTGTCGCAGGCCCACGCGGTGGCCGTGGCCGCCGGACCCGAGCCGTACGGCGACGGCTACCCCGTGGCGCGCCGCATCGAGGAGGCGGTCCTCGGCCGGTTCGGGAACCGGCAGATCCTGCTGGCCACCAAGGACGGCAGCCTCATCTGTGTGGCCCCCGGCGATCAGCCCGATGTCCTGGCCTACTTCGCCAAGCAGGCGCACGCGGCGACGGACGGCGGGCGGGTCGCCGTCGGCCGCTCCCACCCGGGCCCGGGCGGGGTCGTCCACTCCTACGAAGAGGCCCTCAACGCCCTTGACATCGCTGAGCGGATGGGGCTGGAGGGGCCGCTGCTGCACGCGTCCGACCTGTTGGTCTACCCGGTGCTCAGCCGCGACCGGCAAGTCATGGTCGACCTCGTGGAGAGCGTCCTGGGTCCGCTCCGCCAGGCGCGCGGCGGCCCCCAGCCCCTGCTGGACACCCTCACCGCCTACTTCGACAGCGGCTGCGTGGCCACGGAGACCGCCCGCCGCCTCTCGCTGAGCGTGCGCGCCCTGACGTACCGGCTGGGGCGCCTCCACGCCCTCACCGGTGCGGACCCTGCGGACCGGTACACGCTCCAGACCGCGGTGATCGGATCGCGGCTGCTGGGCTGGCCCGACGCCACGGCGTGA
- a CDS encoding SPFH domain-containing protein codes for MSSVVVPVVGVVVLLVLLALVVVTRYKVAGPSEAFLITGRRGKKSTDPTTGQVFTDTSGQKVVVGGGVFVVPFVQQRHTLDLSSRHIPIAVRGAVTLRGIKAHLEGVAIVKVGGNEDAIRAAAQRFLQQQDGIVGFTQEVLSGALRAIVGRMSVEDIIRDRAAFAGQVAEEAEASLSGQGLVLDAFQIQDITTEGSYLEDLGRPEAARAKQEADIAEANARRAAEQARLKAEEEIAVAQRTLYLRQAEIKAETDAATAQANAAGPLADADRQQQILAEQEKVAERQAALTDRQLDTEVRKPADARRYQAEQEAEALRVARVKQAEAERLAAIAAAQAEAERARLTGEGEKQRRSALAEAEAIEGAKRGEAERARRAAIADAVRLEGDAEAAAIAAKGAAEAEAMQKKADAFESYGDAAMIQMMVEALPQVVAKAAEPLSAIDKMTVISTDGASKLSRTVTDNVAQGMELLSSTTGVDLARLLKGLTTTTTSTSTATEPAGPVPANGKIAITD; via the coding sequence ATGAGTTCAGTCGTCGTTCCGGTCGTGGGAGTGGTCGTACTCCTCGTGCTGCTCGCACTGGTCGTCGTCACCCGTTACAAGGTCGCCGGTCCCAGCGAGGCCTTCCTGATCACCGGCCGGCGCGGCAAGAAGTCCACCGATCCGACCACTGGACAGGTCTTCACCGACACCAGTGGCCAGAAGGTCGTGGTCGGCGGCGGGGTGTTCGTCGTGCCCTTCGTCCAGCAGCGCCACACCCTCGACCTGTCCAGCCGGCACATTCCGATAGCCGTCCGCGGAGCGGTCACGCTGCGCGGCATCAAGGCGCACCTCGAAGGCGTGGCGATCGTCAAGGTCGGCGGCAACGAGGACGCCATCCGCGCCGCCGCCCAGCGCTTCCTCCAGCAGCAGGACGGCATCGTCGGCTTCACCCAGGAAGTGCTGTCCGGCGCGCTGCGGGCCATCGTCGGACGGATGTCCGTGGAGGACATCATCCGCGACCGGGCCGCTTTCGCGGGACAGGTCGCGGAGGAGGCCGAGGCCAGCCTCTCCGGCCAGGGCCTCGTCCTGGACGCCTTCCAGATCCAGGACATCACCACCGAGGGCTCCTACCTGGAGGACCTCGGCCGTCCCGAGGCCGCCCGCGCCAAGCAGGAGGCCGACATCGCCGAGGCCAACGCCCGTCGGGCCGCCGAGCAGGCCCGGCTGAAGGCCGAGGAGGAGATCGCGGTCGCACAGCGCACCCTGTACCTGCGCCAGGCCGAGATCAAGGCCGAGACCGACGCCGCCACCGCCCAGGCGAACGCAGCCGGCCCGCTGGCCGACGCCGACCGGCAGCAGCAGATCCTGGCCGAACAGGAGAAGGTCGCCGAGCGGCAGGCAGCGCTGACCGACCGACAGCTCGACACCGAGGTCCGCAAGCCCGCCGATGCCCGCCGCTACCAGGCGGAGCAGGAGGCCGAAGCGTTGCGGGTGGCCCGTGTGAAGCAGGCCGAGGCCGAGCGCCTCGCCGCCATCGCCGCCGCCCAGGCGGAGGCCGAGCGGGCCCGCCTGACGGGTGAGGGCGAGAAGCAGCGCCGCTCCGCCCTCGCCGAGGCCGAAGCCATCGAGGGCGCCAAGCGCGGTGAGGCCGAACGCGCCCGTCGCGCGGCCATCGCCGACGCGGTCCGCCTTGAGGGCGACGCGGAAGCGGCGGCGATCGCGGCCAAGGGCGCGGCCGAGGCCGAGGCGATGCAGAAGAAGGCCGACGCCTTCGAGAGCTACGGCGACGCCGCAATGATCCAGATGATGGTCGAGGCACTGCCCCAGGTCGTGGCCAAGGCCGCCGAACCGCTGTCCGCCATCGACAAGATGACCGTCATCTCCACCGACGGCGCGAGCAAACTCTCCCGCACCGTCACCGACAACGTCGCCCAGGGCATGGAACTTCTCTCCTCCACCACAGGCGTCGACCTCGCCCGGCTCCTCAAGGGGCTCACCACGACCACGACCTCGACCTCGACCGCGACCGAACCGGCGGGGCCCGTCCCGGCCAACGGCAAGATCGCGATCACCGACTGA
- a CDS encoding DUF5933 domain-containing protein, translating into MLWTAVGVIGLGFLVALELAARQYGVPGPITVQTREVIFAPQSGTVLYASMALMMVVLTWRQRFIGLAAAIGIDLVFWLVRWVVGAQMMFGNGALLVTLAWAVIAVTRRTGRERLLLLKGVGLALLLVTGRKTGYTWLLITSKSRPMVLDQYVATADHALGNPSWVAGKIVEATGTVGFRVLEFVYIQLAVAAVAVALYQLRHVAALRRFPSHHLVRTFLVIGLLGPGIYMIFPVVGPIFAYGADGAQWAVADLWPNTPPPLGTPGPMPFDEFTPRNCMPSLHTAWATAIFIHSRRAPRALRYAGTFWLIATLGATLGFGYHYGADIIAGVVFTVTIETALRSLARGWDRSGILLTTYGTAVFVAYLISYRYLSVQLAAYPWVFGPLLLLAMASVIYGYVRITKKWEREAAAETAVRLPEPRREPQPELV; encoded by the coding sequence GTGCTGTGGACCGCGGTGGGTGTGATCGGCCTAGGATTCCTCGTTGCACTGGAGCTGGCCGCGCGCCAGTACGGCGTGCCGGGTCCGATCACCGTCCAGACCCGAGAAGTGATCTTCGCCCCCCAATCGGGCACGGTGTTGTACGCCAGCATGGCGCTGATGATGGTCGTGCTCACCTGGCGGCAGCGCTTCATCGGGCTCGCCGCCGCGATCGGCATCGACCTCGTCTTCTGGCTCGTGCGGTGGGTGGTCGGCGCCCAGATGATGTTCGGCAACGGCGCGTTGCTGGTGACCTTGGCCTGGGCCGTCATCGCCGTCACGCGTCGCACCGGACGGGAGCGTCTCCTCCTGCTCAAGGGCGTGGGGCTGGCCCTGCTGCTGGTGACCGGCCGCAAGACCGGCTACACCTGGCTGCTGATCACCTCGAAGTCCCGCCCGATGGTGCTCGACCAGTACGTGGCGACCGCCGACCACGCCCTGGGCAATCCGTCGTGGGTGGCCGGCAAGATCGTCGAGGCCACCGGCACGGTCGGCTTCCGGGTCCTCGAATTCGTCTACATCCAGCTCGCGGTCGCCGCGGTCGCCGTCGCCCTGTACCAGCTGCGCCACGTGGCGGCCCTGCGCCGCTTCCCGAGCCACCACCTGGTGCGCACCTTCCTGGTCATCGGGCTGCTCGGGCCGGGCATCTACATGATCTTCCCCGTGGTCGGACCGATCTTCGCCTACGGCGCCGACGGCGCGCAGTGGGCGGTGGCCGACCTGTGGCCGAACACGCCACCGCCGCTCGGTACTCCCGGACCGATGCCCTTCGACGAGTTCACCCCGCGCAACTGCATGCCCAGCCTGCACACGGCGTGGGCCACCGCGATCTTCATCCATTCCCGCAGGGCCCCTCGGGCGCTGCGCTACGCGGGCACGTTCTGGCTGATCGCCACGCTCGGCGCCACCCTGGGCTTCGGCTACCACTACGGCGCGGACATCATCGCCGGCGTGGTGTTCACGGTCACCATCGAGACGGCGCTGCGCTCGCTCGCGCGCGGCTGGGACCGGTCCGGCATCCTGCTGACCACCTACGGCACCGCGGTGTTCGTCGCGTACCTGATCTCGTACCGCTATCTGTCGGTGCAGCTGGCCGCGTATCCGTGGGTGTTCGGGCCGCTGCTCCTCCTCGCCATGGCCTCGGTGATCTACGGCTACGTACGGATCACCAAGAAGTGGGAACGGGAGGCCGCCGCGGAGACGGCGGTGCGCCTGCCGGAACCGCGACGCGAACCGCAGCCCGAACTGGTCTGA